The stretch of DNA tgatattttcttaaaaaatttaatattttttgtggtaATTGCTGATTTTAAGGATACATTTTAGTGGAAAAAggataaatacaaatttatcttTATTGATATGCtggtgaaaaataataaaatggctccacctataatatatatttttctttctgtgtaccAAAAGGTCCAACCACCCCGCAGCTCATGACTAAAATTTAAACACTGCCATAATAGTCGACAGTAATAATTAATTGTTTGctaataaatataagtttaTATATAGGAAgagtacaaataataataataataagcgcACGCGCCGCGTTCAGTCAGTCTCCAATATGACTAAGTCTCCTTTCAGTCTTTGAGTATGCGATAAATACGAATGTACGTACTCGGTACATATCTAGATAAGTGATACGTATGtataaagtacatatatataaattgtaaatcaGATACGGCATAAATATTGAACACATGGCGCAGTTTCTACAGCCAAGAGTTGTGGGTGTTCGATGGCAAGGAGGGGCGAAGAAGAAGCAGGCGAATCAAGCGAACGACTGaacgaaattgaaataaaataaagcccCATAAAACGTACTTAGGATTGACGATTGTGTTTTGAGGGAGCGATCAATGAAAGAGTTTTTGAGGAGACGATATTAAGCAAGTACAGTTGAGCTGTTTTTGGGCAGgggaaaataaatcatttgggatttttaaagctcattcaaaaatattagggACTTTCCAGTTgggttaatattttattttgagacatatgatttttaaggaattttttcCCTCAATGTTAGGAAGAATAATCTTCACCAGTGAGTAATTTACATAGTGAAAATATCGTACCAGAACTTGACTGAAGAACTTGTTGAATAAATGCATATTCAGATGTATTTATAtagtacatttaaatatacttgATTAGATATAATTGGCTGTCAGTATGACTCTTGATCACCCCACTCAGTCGCACAAATACGCGTCTATTGAGTAAACACACAGATACATTTTCGAACCAAACAAAATGTCGGCAGCTGGTTTTTTGTGTGAGTTTTGTTAGCTTATAACTTAAAACGCGTTTCATggcattatttgattttttttggatttcttCTTTTCGTCTTGCGGGTGCTCAATTCATTCGATTGTTCGTATTCATATTCTTTTTGGCCCATTTCGTTATGCCTTATGGAAGCATTATATCCCCGATATCGCTCACACCTCCCCCAGTCATTCTCCCTCCACTCGGTTCatctgtccgcctgtccgctaattgaaaatcaattaatgTGACTGCATCTATATAGCTGCTCGGCAATATCAGCGGCAGTCATGTCAAAGTCAGATATCATCCGGGGTAGAATAATTCCactgaaataaaagaaaaagtaagAGAAGAACTCTCGGCTCAGAATCGAAATCAGAATCCTTTTGTTTTCACTGACTCTACTGtccgaaaacaaaaacttaattGATGTGCCCCGAGTGTGGCACTCtgataaataacaaaaaaaaaagcgaacTTCGATTGTCTTCGATTTTGCCCGAATTCATCATCAGGTTCATTGGATTTTGGAGTGCGTCCCAAAGCACTTTCGTATGGTGGGGAATTTGGCACAAGTTTTGCATGCTCAAGTACTGAGTACTGACTTTTGCATCAGTTATATGTACCTTTTATTTGAAGTTTAATCAATGATGTCTGATTTCTCACCTCTCGCCACTCTTTGCTTCTTTTTGCAGGTCAACAAACAGTATTCGGCCACCGATCTGGAGGCTTTTATGAAGATCGCCGCCAACTGGCAGAATTCCAACCACAACTTGCTGGAGGGCGTCGACTTGAAGACGGGTAAGTTAAGCAAATGGCTCTCCCTCTCTGCGAAGCATtctaaattgaaatatttgcaGAAATGACACAGTACATGAACAGTCCATCGATGAACATGTATAAGAAGAGGGAACGCACCCAGAACTGGAACCACCAGGAGAAGAAATACCTGCTCGATCTGTGCCGCAAGGATATGCGCATTATCGAGAACAAAAGATTGGATGCCGGTCTGACGGCTGTGAAGAACAAGGCCTGGAAGATTATCCACCAGAAGTTCTCCAATCAATTTGGCACCGATCGCACCTGCAATCGTCTCAAGGAACAGTGGCGACGCATGAAGGGTAGGTTactaaaatttgaaatatatctTATATGATGGCTAACCTATTGATTATATCTTCCAGCTTGCACTCGCAATGAGATCCTGGACTACAACAATCGCTTGGCCAGATTCGGAGCCGAGGTGGCCGATCGCAAGAAGCCATCGCCGTTTACCTTCGAGGTGTGGGATTTCATGCAGGAGGCCAAGAAGGCTTGCAAATCGGAGGCCCTGGACGGCATCGACTACTCCAAGATTCCGCTCGCTTTGGAGGAAGGCTTTGAGTATCGCGACGACTACAAATTCAATGCCGACGAGCACGATATGGATGAGTAAGTTTTGATGGCTTGCTGGCAGTTCGAGAGAGAGATTTTTCAATgagtattatttattcaagcaGCAGTCGCACTCCGCCGCAGGAGCTGTGCGATGTGGACatcaaggaggaggagaacaACGAGACCTTCAACGAGACCTTCAACAATCACCATCTCAGTCAGAGCGACATTCATGGCAGCGGCGAGCGTCTGAGTGTGTCGCCCAATCACAGCATCAGTCGCAACGGGATCCATGAGGCCGAGAGTCCTGCCACAGTTTCCGCAGCGGCTGCCTTGGATGCCAGCGGTGCCTTTCTGCCCGGCGGAGGAGCCGACATGTCCGGCTTCCAGGCCAACTTCAACATGAACAACATATCCGCCACGCTGGAGGCTCTGAATGCCCTGCGATCTGGCCAGTTTCccagtgcagcagcagcggccgcGGCTGCCATTCAGCAGCATCAGGCACAGGCCATGCATCACCagcacaataacaacaacaatgaggaCGACGAGGATAACTTAAAGCCACTGGCCAAGAGGCAGCGCACCAACAGCGGCAGTGTGCTGGGCAGCGAAGATCAGCCTGCAAACCTGACCTCTGCTCTACCACCTTCCTCGGATTGTCAGGCCCTGGAGCGttcgagcagcagcagcaatggaGTGGCCATCGCAGGAACAGCGGCCAGCTCCTCCAGTGCCAACAACAACTGCGAGCTGCGCATGTTCATGGATATGCAGAGCAAGGAGCACATGATGCGCATGAAGATCCTGGAGGTGCAGTTGCAGGCGGCCAAGCACAGTCGCGATCTGGTGGAGATCAACAAGACGCTGGCGCTGCAGAAGCTGCAGGAGCTGGCCAGCAAGCGACTGCCCAGTTAGGAGGCAGTGCGGCAGGAAAAAAAGGAGCAGCAGCCCATCACCGTTTCATGTTACATTAGTTTATAGAATTAAAACCAATCGCCGGGGTCACGTTCGCAGGCAGAGGACGTGGCCGGGGGATCGGCTAGAGTTAGCCCTAGATTTAGACCTAAGTTGAAAGCAGCAGGATCCACAGCTACACACCCCACACCCCCGACACAATCACTCACACACGCAGAGAGACATTCCTGGCATTGTTGATCAGTATTTGAAAGCTAGAAGCGAATCCCCCGACACCCCAACCAAGCGAGGATCAGGAGGCGCTCGGAAGTATGCCATAATCTTATGATGAATCGCCTACCTcacaagcacacacatacacacagctACACACTCTTCTGGCCTAACCAGCACTTGACCAAGTCAAGTCAAGTTTAGTTAGTTACTAGTTTTAGTTCGTATGGAACCACTCTCTCCAAGTTGCTCAACTACCACAAATGTATTGTACTTACGTTCTTGACTTCAGTTTACGTTCTGCTACCACCACTAACGATTTAAACcattatgaaatattaaaaacgcaCAAATGATTACTTTTCATAGTCGTAAGAGAGAAGAACTCTATATATGTAAATGCATCATTACAATCGGCAGTCGTCTCTGATTTTGATTCTTACTTGtacttgtatttatttttatctttgtaTAGACTATGTTGATATATATACGACCCTCCATATATGTTTGTTTAAATGCCATATTAAATGAAagttcttttttaaattttaactatatcttattttccatttgcgctgcaaacaacaaattgttaccatatatgatatatgtaCCGTACGTATAAGCAAGTCCCCGCTATGAAGAGGGGCTTCAGTTGTCGTAGAAGGCTTCTTTGTAAAGCGTGTAAATGAaagatacaaattattttaaataaaatacaaacgaAAGAAAGAAACGAAAACGGTTCCGGTTTCTGCcacactttatttaattttcctcatGGTTCTTGTGTCTGCCCTGAATGCACGTTAGATTTCAAACTAATTTTCttctgttttgattttttccaaCGATTGTATCTGTTTATCCACTTTGATGATCTTCGTCGTGACTTCCTTCTTCTGGCTGAGAATCCTTTCTCGCAGGGTCTTAAGCTGCTCTCTTTGCTGGTTAAGTATGGTatgtttataattattttttttatgtccaGATTTTTGATATGTCCAGATTACAAACCAGTTTTAGAAAATGAATATTCTCCTCTGCCCTAGCTTTCTCATATAAATGCTTGGATATATTCCTGGACAGAAAAATCAATAGATTTCAATACATTTATTACTAACATTCAACTTACTTATTGGACTGCGCAAATTGTGTTATCCTGGGTCGCAACAGTTGAAATAACTTTTCAAGAACCTTAAGCATTGTACTTCTCACGGTATTGGACTTTCTGGATATgtagatatataaataaatttagaatttaCTAAATGAACAAATTTTATGTATTTCAAAAGGGATGTAATGTTGTTGGCAAACTGTTTACTGATAGCCTACTTTTCTGGGATGTTTTATAAGCTCTTTTTGAATCTCTGTAACATGGCCTTTAGATCCTCtatttcctttaaaataaGCTCTCTATTTTTTTGCGATCGGCGACTGGTTTGCTTTTCAATGGCTTTGATATCATCTTCCAATTTCTCGATGTCACTGGCAATTTCTTTCATCCTGTTCTTTTTAATCTTCATAAATTGCTCCCTGGCctaaattataaatgtttataaatttattaaaatattaatatatttgtatacacacAAGCTTAAGGAAATAGTTTAGTTCATCGCCTCTGCCTTTTTCTGATATTTTGTCGGAGAATCGGCGCCTGTTAGATttggaaataaaatacaaatagttataataataatattataaaatcttaCCTAAAAGGATATTTGTAACAGATACTTTTAGTCTTCAGGTCACATAGGTCTCTACAAAATAGCCAATTATTTTGGGGTAAAATATTCCACAACTTTTTATAAGGACGGCTGATATGAAAAGGTGCTTCCCGTGCATATAATAGTCTGGTGCATGTTGTTGAGGTTACAAGTCGCGCCATAGCGAACATCGTTTCTTAACTTCAGGATCCTATTGGTTCTGTGTGGCAGAAACAGGtatattaagaaaattttgACAAGTGACTAAAAGCCGGTTTTTGACAgagacaaattttttttgcgtttgaGCCTTTCCAAAGTATAAAGTATAAAGTATAAATGAACTTATAATCAGaaaatcttataaataaaGCCATTCCTGAAATTGGTTAAAGTCATCCAGGTTCTAGCTATTTTTTCCCTATTCATTTGTTATCCgccttattataataattatatatgtaaCCTTATCTTTTAAATACTGAACAAAAATCAgatgtttatattttcagtCGGCTGCCAGTTGTtgataagaaaatataaatcccCGATTTGAaatggcattttaatttttttattgttatcgtTTAAGCGTACATTGTATTGGGTGGTTGCCTCCTAACCGGTGAGTCGTAGATAAATGGACGTTGTTGTGGGGGTGGAGGATGGAAGGGACTACCACCCCTTGATCCTGATCCCGGTCGCGATCCACTGTCACGTGATGGAGAGGCATCACCGGGAGTGGGCAGGCATGCCAGAAGGCCCAGAATTAGCAGGCAGCACAGTGCAAACAGCTTCATGGTTGGCAATCTCAAATGTTTCTGAATGCCAATCTCCGGCGCAATGAGTGCTTTTATACCCGTAGTACGGCCCCAGGGATTGGGAAGCACCCGAGGGGATTTTGCTATTCGCTGAAATCACCGACTTTCGGTGATTTCTTATCGCTTGGCGGGGCAACATGCGACGCAGTGCTTCCACGTGGTTCTTTGTTTTCCTTGTTCTCCAGATGGGAATTCACCTTCAAATCGAACTCCATGCCCCTAATGCAGCGAGTCAGATCGGTTAGATTTGCCTCAACCCGCTTTTGCTGAATCGATAGCTCATGAGATCGCATATCCAAAACTCCACGTTCCTGTGGATgcattatatacatttattctGATTAATCAAATGTTGCGATCTCTTACCGTTATCAGCTCCTCCAGTTTAAGCTGTTTTTCTATACGACTGCGATCGGGCAAGACAACCAGAAAGctcctatttttaaataatattatgacAATATCAGTATTAGCAGGTAATAATTCTTACCTAATGGTTTGCCCTCGGAGGTGGCTCAATACAGAACGGATTATTGGATTAATATTCATGTTCGGGTGTATGAAAATGAGAACAGGTAATTTTGATTGATTCTCAAAATttgaaagtatttttaaagttcgatttattgaattttaatcgCATAGCATACTTACCTCGATTTTTCAGCTCAGCCACAAAGTATGCTATGAACTCCAGGTGCGCATTGGTAGAAAATGTTGAGTACCTGTAAATTTACTCTTGCTAACTTTCTAACTTATTAAAGTTAGATAAAGTTACTCTAAATTATTAGTAAAGAACTAGACATTTAACtggaatattatttattcattcttAGTTTCCGGAGGGCACCTTTAAGCTCTTTAAGGACCAGCATAAGTTCTCCCTTGGCAGCCTGAGCCTCCGCTGACTCTGTTTTTTCAAGCGCctttatttgcatttcaagGGACTCGATTTGTGCGGTTAATTGCAGGATCTGAGCCTCTTTGCCCTTATTCACTTGTAACAATTTCTAGGGGAATataattgttattaatttctaGAATAGAAGATAACTTCAAAATACATACAACATGGTAAGGTTCGATACCGCCACTTCCTCTGCCACCTTTATCGAACAGATCACTGAATAGCCGACCTTTACTATAATGAAATGGTAATATAAGGGAAGTATACAAAGGTGAAATACCTACATTGAGCGGCTTATAGGGAAGACATTTCTTGccttaaaaaaaggtaaaatctTATAGGCCCTCCGGAACATATTTtgaagtaaacaaaaaatttaaaaatacattcgCATTTATTAAACAAAGCTCCCCCAGGTAACtagattttttgtatatttaaagaGAAGCGGTTTGATCAGAAATTAAGTAAAAGAAACGAATGCAAGGTCAATTCAGAAGATTTGCATTCTAAATCTCTTCAgggtttattaaaaatatttaatttaaaaattagcgttaaatattaaacaaatcttcAAAAATGGATTCGATCAAAGTACACCATACCTCTTTAGTTacagatttttggtaaaagttAAAATTCAGTAAGAGGATCGAAGCTCATAGTTAAATAGGACTTTCTTGTTAGTTTATTGTTTTCAAATCGTCTGTAATACACAACAATTACGGATTGTTCACGATGTTTTGGGACTTCTATACCTTTATACGCGGTTTTAGTGAGTTTTGTGCCACCGCTCTACTGATGGTTTTTGGTTGCATGGGAGATTCGATGAACCAAGGCGGCGAGATAAAAGCATTGGTGGCCaggtaataaatatatcctatttaagttttttaaaaaaaattataattcctTCTCGAAGCATTCACTATGGCCTGGCTGTGATGATGGTGATGCACGTGTTTGGTTTCGTATCCATGCAAATCCCTGCATTTCGATCTCGTGCTATTTAATGGGCCACATAGCCTCtgaaatgatgatgatgtatGTGGTCTGTCAGTTGGCCGGTGGATTTGCTGGATACTTCCTTCTCGTGCAATTGCTGCCCAAGAATGTGGTGGATAATAGCAAGCCAGCCGTTTGTCTGGTGGAACCTATGGCCAGTCTGTCCAACGCTCAGATTGTTACCATCGAATGTCTTTTGACCGCAATCTTTGTGCTCGGCTGGTGCGCCTTGTGGGATGTGCGAAACGGACGATTCCTGGACTCGGTCACCATTCGAATGGGTCTGCTGGTGATCGGCTGCAGTTTTGCTGGGGTGAGTTTGAACTCCGGTACTGATTGAAAATAGTTTTGGTCTCCTAATCTTATAAAATCCCGCTATGACGTGTGTCGAACTCAATTATCGGGTTAAAGATTAGCAATCTTTATCAGCTCCATTTAAGAATTTCTAATAATTCAAAGTATTCTCTAATCGCATTCCATAATCTCATGACCATATCTTATAATGGTAAAATAATCAGCATAAGtggttaatatatattaaagacatggaattttttcttttcaagataatctaatttatatagattaaacatttaaaatttttaaaatgccgGAAGTGATTTTTATAAGTtgaactaatttttaaaataactttattgTGTGGTATTAATTAACTGCAGTCTTTTTGGCCTCCGTTCcgaaatatatattatgtacAATATTGAAAACAATACCACCCTTTTTCTTTCTCAGCGCCAATTAACTGGAGCTTCTATGAACCCGGCTAGGACCCTTGTACCGGCCATATTCCAAGGCAACCCGGACTCGGTTCTAATGCAGCTGACTGGCCAGATCTTGGCCGCCATCATGGTTCCGTTTATCTGGAAGAACGCGTATACGCCACGTTATAGACCCTTGGAAATACCCATTTGCACCCGGTATCCAAGCTAGGGCTCTAAAACCCGAGTGCGAGTGACAATAAACGTAAGCTCGGCATTTGTGGCTACTGTGTGGTTTATTTGATCAAGTGTATgagcaattaaatattaacgATAAGCATTTCGCGGTGGCGTAAAAGTAATCTCGTTCAGATAAGCATAGCATTTACATTAGATTATTTATATAGTCGGCAGCCGTAAGATTTCATTTAAGGTATTTATTTGTACGCTTTGCAACTTAAAACTAAACCGCATTCAACTCACACACAAACTTAAACGATAACTTGTCTTATGGGGTATTAAATCATTTCTAGGCGAGTTCCGCCTCCGAGGTTCGTTTCGTTGACATTGTGGTCTCGTCGACCTCCTCCAAATCCTCTACCTCCCGCCGGAAGGCGTACTTGTAGATCACCGAGGTGACTAGGGCCCCGGCCATGGGACCCACCCAGTAGATCCAGTGGTGTTCCCAAGCTCCATTCCAAATGGCAGGAGCAAAAGATCGGGCTGGGTTCATGCTGGCGCCTGTCAGTTGGCCCTGTAGGTGGATGAAAGTATGTTTAGAAATAAAAGAATAGAAtcttaagttaaaaaaagACCAGAAGAAATTTATTGGAAATTCCGTCTACAAGCACTTAAATTAATCGTTCGTTTTTGTCAGCTAAAAGATATATGTACTTATTGCTTTGATTTTAACtaatcttgaaaatatattaaaactgATTATGTGCCAAGTTTAAATAAGGTTATCATCAATAGAAAGTCATTCAAGTgctgataaattaaaaatataaaataatcgatTCTTTGATGCAAACtaatttgacatattttatgagcaaaaaaatgttcttttattttgatttaatatataataatttttaggcaaaataaatatttcaaagaaaaataaacatttgttGTAACTATtaactaaaaaatttatataaaatcttCAAGTTTTTAaggtaaggtatttttttttttgatctttaaatatagtttagagttttttttttttttaattttaacttacCGCTGTGAGTGAAAGGCAGGCGATGGCCAGGCCGAAACGCACGGGAACCGAGTCCTGTTTCGTGGCATTTCGTGGATCCCAAACGCCGCAGCAAATGGAGATGAGGACGCAGGTGATGAGGAACTCGATGGCCACACCCTGCCAACTCGTCAAGGTGCTATTCAGAGAAGTGAGGCAAACTCCATTGGGCGTGTCCGAGCTGTAGATGGCATTCTCCGGGAGCACAGCCTTCAGCAGTCCGTAGCCTATGAAGGCACCCACCATCTGGGCCACAAAGTAGGCTAGCGCCATGGGCAGCGAGATCATGTTGTAAACGTAGGTGGCCAGGGTGACGGCGGGATTCAAGTGGGCTCCACACACACAGCCGAAGCACTGGATGCAGATCAGCACCACGAATCCAAAGTTTACGGCGCTCTGGAAGTTCGAGTTGGTGAAAACGGAGTTCTGGACGCAGCCCATGCAACCGAGGAACATCAACATGGCGGTGGCTATCATTTCGGCAAGAACTATGGAGATATTGTCCAGCTGACGGCGCTGCAGCAGCCAGCATGTTGATCGGCTGTAAGATAGATAAAATTATCCAGTTaagaaaaattgcaatttttgttATCATTTTTTAACAGGAAAATAAGCTAACTTTTATATAAGTAATGATCTTAGGTCTTAGGTAAaagtttgatttaaaataattaaaatatattaacgcCCTGAACTTTTGcgacaattttaaaactttagttgtattaaaatataattttaaataagtttatcTACATTTGATAGACAAAATAAAGGAGATCACTTGAAAACCCTATAAATTTCTAGTTTCACAAAGATTTtccataattatttattattatttatttatttattccattTCTTGGTATTGAAATGAAAACTTTTATATCTTTATCACAACATATATAAACTCCTTTCTTTAACAACGTAGTTTCCGGATTAAAAAACCTTTAGACTTCGGGAATCACCTTGTGGTTTTAgccatattttctttttcgtggACTCGAGCGATTAACCCAAACGGGGACGTGGTTCACCGTAAACTGGAGTGCAGTCCAAGTACTCAATGGCTGCGAATCGCATACTATATCGCCGGCTCTTAATCGCTGGCAATCTCGTGCCGCAATCATCAGGGCGTCTAATCGCCTCGGGTGGTTATCAGCCAGCAGTCCTATATACTTGTATTTACTTAAGTATTGCCGAACATTTTAGTTTGTGTGCTCTATTAACTCGAGTGCGTATGTCCACTTTTATGACGTTGACGTTGTCTAGTCCGAGTTGGAGACAATTCACAATTGTGACTAGACGTTTAATAGGAATATTTGGTGGTCTGATAAGAAAGCTGCCATAAACAATTCCATCGATATGCTTAAAGCCCGATGTCGTTGTAATGGTTTAAAAGTAAGTGGTTtacttttaaatcaatttgttgTGTCATGGGAGTATTATCTGCGGAACTAAACCCTTGGAAAATCATTCATGCGCAATATGTTATCAAGCTTTGAGGCATTTATAAGGGTTACTTATCAGCAacgttcaataaatattttggcgAGCTtagggatttttattttgatagatTTGCTTGTGTTTGTTggattaacaaacaaatacgagcccccaaaaaaaccaaatattcgtGTACCCCAAATGTATGCAATGAAAAACAtaagtatttataaatttatgaaaGTAATTGGCTGAAATATTccttaaatgcatttaataaaaattgaatagaattcttaaaatatattattagaaagtttcttcaaaaaaataaataaaattcatgtaTGTATGCTAGGCAAAATAACAGCattgaagaaattttttaaagagaacaaaacatttttaacaagtgcacagtggtcg from Drosophila takahashii strain IR98-3 E-12201 chromosome 2R, DtakHiC1v2, whole genome shotgun sequence encodes:
- the apt gene encoding uncharacterized protein apt isoform X5, which codes for MVNKQYSATDLEAFMKIAANWQNSNHNLLEGVDLKTEMTQYMNSPSMNMYKKRERTQNWNHQEKKYLLDLCRKDMRIIENKRLDAGLTAVKNKAWKIIHQKFSNQFGTDRTCNRLKEQWRRMKACTRNEILDYNNRLARFGAEVADRKKPSPFTFEVWDFMQEAKKACKSEALDGIDYSKIPLALEEGFEYRDDYKFNADEHDMDDSSRTPPQELCDVDIKEEENNETFNETFNNHHLSQSDIHGSGERLSVSPNHSISRNGIHEAESPATVSAAAALDASGAFLPGGGADMSGFQANFNMNNISATLEALNALRSGQFPSAAAAAAAAIQQHQAQAMHHQHNNNNNEDDEDNLKPLAKRQRTNSGSVLGSEDQPANLTSALPPSSDCQALERSSSSSNGVAIAGTAASSSSANNNCELRMFMDMQSKEHMMRMKILEVQLQAAKHSRDLVEINKTLALQKLQELASKRLPS
- the apt gene encoding uncharacterized protein apt isoform X1 — translated: MVGNLAQVLHAQVNKQYSATDLEAFMKIAANWQNSNHNLLEGVDLKTEMTQYMNSPSMNMYKKRERTQNWNHQEKKYLLDLCRKDMRIIENKRLDAGLTAVKNKAWKIIHQKFSNQFGTDRTCNRLKEQWRRMKACTRNEILDYNNRLARFGAEVADRKKPSPFTFEVWDFMQEAKKACKSEALDGIDYSKIPLALEEGFEYRDDYKFNADEHDMDDSSRTPPQELCDVDIKEEENNETFNETFNNHHLSQSDIHGSGERLSVSPNHSISRNGIHEAESPATVSAAAALDASGAFLPGGGADMSGFQANFNMNNISATLEALNALRSGQFPSAAAAAAAAIQQHQAQAMHHQHNNNNNEDDEDNLKPLAKRQRTNSGSVLGSEDQPANLTSALPPSSDCQALERSSSSSNGVAIAGTAASSSSANNNCELRMFMDMQSKEHMMRMKILEVQLQAAKHSRDLVEINKTLALQKLQELASKRLPS
- the apt gene encoding uncharacterized protein apt isoform X3 encodes the protein MTMALASGTVNKQYSATDLEAFMKIAANWQNSNHNLLEGVDLKTEMTQYMNSPSMNMYKKRERTQNWNHQEKKYLLDLCRKDMRIIENKRLDAGLTAVKNKAWKIIHQKFSNQFGTDRTCNRLKEQWRRMKACTRNEILDYNNRLARFGAEVADRKKPSPFTFEVWDFMQEAKKACKSEALDGIDYSKIPLALEEGFEYRDDYKFNADEHDMDDSSRTPPQELCDVDIKEEENNETFNETFNNHHLSQSDIHGSGERLSVSPNHSISRNGIHEAESPATVSAAAALDASGAFLPGGGADMSGFQANFNMNNISATLEALNALRSGQFPSAAAAAAAAIQQHQAQAMHHQHNNNNNEDDEDNLKPLAKRQRTNSGSVLGSEDQPANLTSALPPSSDCQALERSSSSSNGVAIAGTAASSSSANNNCELRMFMDMQSKEHMMRMKILEVQLQAAKHSRDLVEINKTLALQKLQELASKRLPS
- the apt gene encoding uncharacterized protein apt isoform X6, translated to MVNKQYSATDLEAFMKIAANWQNSNHNLLEGVDLKTEMTQYMNSPSMNMYKKRERTQNWNHQEKKYLLDLCRKDMRIIENKRLDAGLTAVKNKAWKIIHQKFSNQFGTDRTCNRLKEQWRRMKACTRNEILDYNNRLARFGAEVADRKKPSPFTFEVWDFMQEAKKACKSEALDGIDYSKIPLALEEGFEYRDDYKFNADEHDMDDSSRTPPQELCDVDIKEEENNETFNETFNNHHLSQSDIHGSGERLSVSPNHSISRNGIHEAESPATVSAAAALDASGAFLPGGGADMSGFQANFNMNNISATLEALNALRSGQFPSAAAAAAAAIQQHQAQAMHHQHNNNNNEDDEDNLKPLAKRQRTNSGSVLGSEDQPANLTSALPPSSDCQALERSSSSSNGVAIAGTAASSSSANNNCELRMFMDMQSKEHMMRMKILEVQLQAAKHSRDLVEINKTLALQKLQELASKRLPS
- the apt gene encoding uncharacterized protein apt isoform X2 codes for the protein MKIAANWQNSNHNLLEGVDLKTEMTQYMNSPSMNMYKKRERTQNWNHQEKKYLLDLCRKDMRIIENKRLDAGLTAVKNKAWKIIHQKFSNQFGTDRTCNRLKEQWRRMKACTRNEILDYNNRLARFGAEVADRKKPSPFTFEVWDFMQEAKKACKSEALDGIDYSKIPLALEEGFEYRDDYKFNADEHDMDDSRTPPQELCDVDIKEEENNETFNETFNNHHLSQSDIHGSGERLSVSPNHSISRNGIHEAESPATVSAAAALDASGAFLPGGGADMSGFQANFNMNNISATLEALNALRSGQFPSAAAAAAAAIQQHQAQAMHHQHNNNNNEDDEDNLKPLAKRQRTNSGSVLGSEDQPANLTSALPPSSDCQALERSSSSSNGVAIAGTAASSSSANNNCELRMFMDMQSKEHMMRMKILEVQLQAAKHSRDLVEINKTLALQKLQELASKRLPS
- the LOC108058528 gene encoding uncharacterized protein; amino-acid sequence: MLKVLEKLFQLLRPRITQFAQSNKNISKHLYEKARAEENIHFLKLQREQLKTLRERILSQKKEVTTKIIKVDKQIQSLEKIKTEEN
- the LOC108058527 gene encoding uncharacterized protein, which gives rise to MFAMARLVTSTTCTRLLYAREAPFHISRPYKKLWNILPQNNWLFCRDLCDLKTKSICYKYPFRRRFSDKISEKGRGDELNYFLKLAREQFMKIKKNRMKEIASDIEKLEDDIKAIEKQTSRRSQKNRELILKEIEDLKAMLQRFKKSL
- the IM18 gene encoding immune-induced peptide 18 — encoded protein: MKLFALCCLLILGLLACLPTPGDASPSRDSGSRPGSGSRGGSPFHPPPPQQRPFIYDSPVRRQPPNTMYA
- the LOC108058485 gene encoding uncharacterized protein; amino-acid sequence: MNINPIIRSVLSHLRGQTIRSFLVVLPDRSRIEKQLKLEELITERGVLDMRSHELSIQQKRVEANLTDLTRCIRGMEFDLKVNSHLENKENKEPRGSTASHVAPPSDKKSPKVGDFSE
- the LOC108058486 gene encoding uncharacterized protein, translating into MFRRAYKILPFFKARNVFPISRSIKGRLFSDLFDKGGRGSGGIEPYHVKLLQVNKGKEAQILQLTAQIESLEMQIKALEKTESAEAQAAKGELMLVLKELKGALRKLRMNK
- the Eglp1 gene encoding LOW QUALITY PROTEIN: aquaporin-2 (The sequence of the model RefSeq protein was modified relative to this genomic sequence to represent the inferred CDS: inserted 1 base in 1 codon) yields the protein MFWDFYTFIRGFSEFCATALLMVFGCMGDSMNQGGEIKALVASIHYGLAVMMVMHVFGFVXHANPCISISCYLMGHIASEMMMMYVVCQLAGGFAGYFLLVQLLPKNVVDNSKPAVCLVEPMASLSNAQIVTIECLLTAIFVLGWCALWDVRNGRFLDSVTIRMGLLVIGCSFAGRQLTGASMNPARTLVPAIFQGNPDSVLMQLTGQILAAIMVPFIWKNAYTPRYRPLEIPICTRYPS